One Anaerobacillus alkaliphilus DNA window includes the following coding sequences:
- the arsD gene encoding arsenite efflux transporter metallochaperone ArsD, translating into MTKKIEIFDPALCCPTGVCGPEVDPELTRIARDVATLQNKGYDVIRHNLAQNAEPYVLNSEIGLLMEAEGVDALPATVVDGKIKKTHNYPTKTELASWLNIEVSELEVKAPKLTLDFKTN; encoded by the coding sequence ATGACGAAAAAAATTGAAATTTTTGATCCAGCCCTTTGTTGCCCGACAGGAGTATGTGGTCCTGAAGTGGATCCTGAGTTAACAAGAATAGCTAGAGATGTTGCAACACTTCAAAATAAAGGCTATGACGTAATTAGACATAATTTAGCTCAAAATGCGGAGCCATATGTATTAAACAGTGAAATCGGTCTTTTAATGGAAGCTGAAGGCGTTGATGCACTACCTGCAACAGTCGTTGATGGGAAGATTAAAAAAACTCATAACTACCCAACAAAAACGGAATTAGCTTCTTGGTTAAATATCGAAGTTAGTGAATTAGAAGTAAAAGCACCAAAGTTAACATTAGATTTTAAAACGAATTAA